In a single window of the Elaeis guineensis isolate ETL-2024a chromosome 4, EG11, whole genome shotgun sequence genome:
- the LOC105050768 gene encoding RING-H2 finger protein ATL13 — protein sequence MDWVSHESIESGDLLSPVPLPSPHLQPPPSSPFEQSYSNNKISPSILLIIVILAVIFFISGLLHLLIRCLMRRTNSDPEDLDNVTAHQGQLQQLFHLHDAGVDQSFIDTLPVFLYKAIIGLKDPFDCAVCLCEFEADDKLRLLPKCSHAFHMECIDTWLLSHSTCPLCRRSLFPDLSPNNSCSPIVLVLESGSESSREMAPDIGETGSHAHLGFLGEDNFGPSLNDASHKPGEVGAKEEAAGSVLENSEAKVVPVKLGKFRNVDINGGEGEGSGSSSGNSNLDQRRCFSMGSYEYVMDESSVLQVAIKPPKKRLTVKKPGHRLARSECDFHSRREEFKGLEPSSSVGSRGHGGNTNTSANLNKKESFSVSKIWLRSKKDRPVTGDCSRRALSLRLPLHRGASDESKHKSGNSPVTVSEFNVSGWEKSGSELDFDVEWGSCNNSIRSRADEAPSFARRTLLWIVGRQNKVGNHL from the coding sequence ATGGACTGGGTGTCGCATGAAAGCATCGAATCTGGGGACCTTCTTTCTCCAGTCCCACTTCCATCGCCACACCTGCAACCTCCACCATCTTCTCCTTTTGAACAGAGTTATTCAAATAACAAGATCAGCCCAAGCATCCTTCTTATAATTGTCATCCTAGCAGTCATCTTCTTCATCTCTGGGCTGCTCCACCTCCTTATTAGATGCCTCATGAGACGCACCAACAGCGACCCGGAGGACCTGGATAATGTCACAGCCCACCAAGGCCAGCTCCAGCAGCTGTTCCACCTCCATGATGCTGGGGTGGACCAGTCCTTCATTGACACCCTCCCAGTGTTCCTCTATAAGGCCATTATCGGCCTTAAGGACCCCTTTGACTGTGCTGTGTGCCTCTGCGAGTTTGAGGCCGATGACAAGCTCAGGCTGCTCCCAAAGTGCAGCCATGCCTTCCATATGGAGTGCATCGATACCTGGCTATTGTCCCACTCCACTTGTCCTCTTTGTCGAAGGAGCCTCTTCCCTGACCTCTCCCCAAACAACAGCTGCAGTCCTATAGTCCTTGTTCTCGAATCCGGCAGTGAGAGCTCGAGGGAGATGGCTCCCGATATAGGGGAGACTGGGAGTCATGCCCATCTTGGTTTCCTCGGAGAAGATAACTTCGGGCCTTCTTTAAATGATGCATCGCATAAGCCAGGGGAAGTTGGAGCCAAGGAAGAGGCGGCTGGATCTGTTTTGGAGAATTCAGAGGCCAAGGTGGTTCCGGTGAAGCTCGGGAAGTTTCGGAATGTGGATATTAATGGTGGTGAGGGTGAAGGTAGTGGTAGTAGCAGTGGCAATAGTAATTTGGATCAAAGGAGGTGTTTTTCCATGGGTTCCTATGAGTATGTGATGGATGAGAGCTCtgtactccaagtggccatcaagCCACCCAAGAAGAGGCTCACAGTCAAGAAGCCGGGGCACCGGCTCGCAAGGTCGGAATGTGATTTCCATTCCAGGAGGGAGGAATTCAAAGGATTAGAACCATCTAGTAGTGTGGGATCTAGAGGTCATGGTGGAAATACTAATACCAGTGCCAATCTGAACAAGAAAGAGAGCTTCTCTGTTTCAAAGATATGGCTGCGATCGAAGAAAGATCGGCCGGTCACCGGAGATTGCTCAAGGCGGGCTCTTTCACTCCGATTGCCATTGCATCGGGGTGCAAGTGATGAATCTAAGCACAAGAGCGGCAACAGCCCTGTTACAGTGTCGGAATTCAATGTTTCAGGTTGGGAGAAGAGTGGGAGTGAATTGGATTTTGATGTGGAGTGGGGAAGCTGCAACAATAGTATAAGGTCTCGGGCAGATGAAGCACCTTCATTCGCGAGGAGGACGCTGCTTTGGATAGTGGGGAGGCAGAACAAGGTGGGAAACCATCTCTGA